Proteins from one Juglans microcarpa x Juglans regia isolate MS1-56 chromosome 6S, Jm3101_v1.0, whole genome shotgun sequence genomic window:
- the LOC121237016 gene encoding phospho-2-dehydro-3-deoxyheptonate aldolase 2, chloroplastic-like, with amino-acid sequence MALTINGKVNLTAPTPRLSRTAAATFLTTLHVTNPKHIPSSVSSSSSSSVTDSDYTSGPLNWAPHSWKSKKALQLPDYPDLDELGTVLQTLESFPPIVFAGEARKLEDRLAQAAMGDAFLLQGGDCAESFKEFNGTNIRDTFRVLLQMGIVLTYGAQIPVIKVGRMAGQFAKPRSEPFEIKDGVKLPSYRGDNINGDAFDEKSRTPDPQRLIRAYLQSVGTLNLLRAFATGGYAAMQRVSQWNLDFVIHSEQGDRYMELAQRADEALGFMAAAGVTVNHPIMNTIEFWTSHECLHLPYEQALTRVDSTSGCYYDCSAHMLWVGERTRQLDGAHVEFLRGVSNPLGIKVSDKMDPKELVKLCELLNPHNKPGRLTVIARMGADNMRVKLPHLIRAMRQAGLIVTWVSDPMHGNTIKAPSGLKTRPFDAIRAELRAFFDVHEQEGSYPGGVHLEMTGQNVTECVGGSKTVTFEDLSSRYHTHCDPRLNASQSLELAFAIAERLRKKRLKSDLDFQRGQR; translated from the exons ATGGCTCTCACTATCAATGGCAAAGTTAATCTCACGGCTCCAACCCCACGCCTCTCCCGTACCGCCGCCGCCACCTTCCTCACCACCCTCCACGTCACCAACCCAAAACACATTCCCTCCTCtgtctcttcctcctcctcctcctcggtTACCGACAGTGATTATACTTCCGGTCCTTTGAACTGGGCTCCGCACTCGTGGAAGTCCAAGAAGGCCCTGCAGCTCCCGGACTACCCGGACCTGGACGAGCTCGGGACGGTCCTCCAGACCCTCGAGTCCTTCCCTCCCATTGTCTTCGCCGGCGAGGCCCGCAAGCTTGAGGACCGGCTCGCCCAGGCCGCAATGGGCGATGCCTTTCTGCTTCAAGGTGGCGATTGTGCCGAGAGCTTCAAGGAGTTCAATGGCACTAACATTAGGGACACTTTCCGCGTCTTGCTTCAAATGGGTATCGTCCTCACCTATGGTGCCCAAATCCCCGTCATTAAg GTAGGAAGGATGGCAGGGCAATTTGCTAAACCTAGGTCAGAACCTTTTGAGATTAAAGATGGTGTAAAGCTCCCTAGTTATCGGGGAGACAATATCAATGGCGATGCCTTTGATGAGAAATCTAGAACACCTGATCCACAAAGGTTGATCAGAGCGTACCTCCAATCTGTCGGCACACTGAATCTTCTCAGAGCATTTGCCACGGGAGGGTACGCTGCCATGCAGAGAGTCTCACAGTGGAATCTTGATTTTGTGATACACAGTGAGCAGGGAGACAg GTACATGGAACTTGCACAAAGAGCAGATGAAGCTCTGGGGTTCATGGCTGCTGCTGGTGTTACTGTAAATCATCCCATAATGAACACAATTGAGTTTTGGACATCTCATGAGTGCCTTCATTTACCTTATGAGCAAGCCTTGACTAGGGTGGATTCAACAAGTGGGTGCTACTATGACTGTTCTGCACACATGCTTTGGGTAGGTGAGAGGACTCGGCAATTGGATGGGGCTCACGTTGAATTTCTCCGGGGTGTATCCAACCCTCTTGGCATAAAG GTGAGTGACAAGATGGATCCAAAGGAGCTTGTGAAATTGTGTGAACTTCTCAATCCTCACAACAAACCTGGAAGATTGACGGTAATAGCTCGAATGGGAGCAGATAACATGAGGGTTAAGCTCCCCCATCTGATCAGAGCCATGCGCCAGGCTGGGCTTATTGTAACGTGGGTTAGTGACCCCATGCATGGGAACACAATAAAAGCTCCTTCTGGTCTCAAGACACGGCCATTTGATGCAATCAGa GCGGAGTTGCGGGCTTTCTTCGATGTTCATGAACAAGAAGGGAGCTATCCTGGGGGAGTTCATTTGGAGATGACTGGGCAGAATGTAACAGAGTGTGTCGGAGGGTCGAAAACAGTGACTTTTGAGGACTTAAGCTCCCGCTATCACACACACTGTGACCCCAGGCTGAATGCGTCACAGTCACTCGAGCTGGCATTTGCCATTGCCGAGAGGTTGAGGAAGAAAAGGTTAAAATCTGATCTGGACTTCCAAAGAGGGCAAAGATGA